The proteins below come from a single Chryseobacterium bernardetii genomic window:
- a CDS encoding glycine--tRNA ligase — MAKQEDVFKKVISHAKEYGFIFPSSEIYDGLSAVYDYGQNGAELKNNIKQYWWKAMVQLNENIVGIDSAILMHPTTWKASGHVDAFNDPLIDNKDSKKRFRADVLIEDYCAKIEDKENKEIEKAAKRFGEAFDKDQFVATNQKIIDYRAKREAILSRLAKSLENEDLADVKALIEELEIADPDTGSKNWTEVRQFNLMFGTKLGASADSAMDLYLRPETAQGIFVNFLNVQKTSRHKLPFGIAQIGKAFRNEIVARQFIFRMREFEQMEMQFFVAPGTELEFYEKWKQTRLKWHLALGLGDENYRFHDHEKLAHYANAAADIEFNFPFGFKELEGIHSRTDFDLKAHEEFSGRKLQFFDPERNENYVPYVVETSVGLDRLFLSIFSHCLKDEVLEDGSERTVLSLPPALAPVKAAILPLMKKDGLGEYAEKIFNDLKYDFNLIYEEKDSIGKRYRRQDAIGTPYCITIDHDSLNDHTVTLRDRDTMTQERVPVADLRRIIDEKTNFRNLLSKI; from the coding sequence ATGGCAAAGCAAGAAGATGTTTTCAAGAAAGTAATTTCTCACGCTAAAGAATACGGATTTATTTTCCCTTCCAGTGAGATCTATGATGGTTTATCCGCTGTTTATGATTATGGACAGAACGGGGCTGAACTTAAAAATAATATCAAACAATACTGGTGGAAAGCTATGGTACAGCTTAACGAGAATATTGTGGGTATTGATTCGGCAATCCTTATGCACCCAACAACATGGAAGGCATCAGGCCACGTAGACGCTTTCAATGATCCATTGATTGATAATAAGGATTCTAAAAAACGTTTCAGAGCAGATGTTTTAATTGAAGACTACTGCGCGAAAATTGAAGATAAAGAGAATAAAGAAATCGAAAAAGCGGCAAAGAGATTTGGGGAAGCTTTCGATAAAGATCAGTTTGTTGCAACCAATCAAAAAATTATTGATTACAGAGCAAAAAGAGAGGCTATCCTTTCAAGGCTGGCAAAATCTTTAGAAAATGAAGATCTTGCAGATGTAAAAGCATTAATTGAGGAGCTTGAAATTGCTGATCCGGATACGGGGTCTAAAAACTGGACAGAGGTAAGACAGTTCAACTTAATGTTCGGAACAAAGCTTGGTGCTTCTGCAGACAGTGCTATGGATCTTTACCTTAGACCGGAAACGGCACAGGGTATTTTCGTTAACTTCCTGAACGTTCAGAAAACTTCCCGTCATAAGCTTCCTTTTGGTATTGCACAGATTGGTAAAGCATTCAGAAATGAGATTGTTGCAAGACAGTTCATCTTCAGAATGCGTGAATTTGAACAAATGGAAATGCAGTTCTTTGTAGCTCCGGGTACAGAACTTGAATTCTACGAAAAATGGAAACAAACGCGTCTTAAATGGCATCTTGCTCTTGGCTTGGGAGATGAAAACTACAGATTCCACGATCATGAGAAATTAGCTCACTATGCGAATGCTGCAGCTGATATTGAATTCAATTTCCCATTTGGCTTCAAAGAATTGGAGGGAATCCACTCCAGAACTGATTTTGATCTTAAAGCTCATGAAGAGTTCTCCGGAAGAAAGCTTCAGTTCTTCGATCCTGAAAGAAATGAAAACTACGTTCCTTACGTAGTGGAAACATCTGTAGGGTTAGACAGATTATTCCTTTCTATCTTCTCTCACTGCCTGAAGGATGAAGTATTGGAAGACGGCTCAGAAAGAACGGTTTTATCTTTACCTCCTGCTTTAGCACCTGTAAAAGCGGCTATTCTTCCATTAATGAAGAAAGACGGTTTAGGAGAATATGCTGAAAAAATCTTCAATGACCTGAAATATGATTTCAACTTGATCTACGAAGAAAAAGACAGTATTGGTAAACGTTACAGAAGACAGGATGCTATTGGTACTCCTTACTGTATTACCATTGATCACGATTCTCTTAATGACCATACAGTAACTCTCAGAGACAGGGATACCATGACTCAGGAAAGAGTTCCGGTTGCAGATCTGAGAAGAATCATTGATGAGAAAACCAACTTCAGGAATCTACTTTCTAAAATATAA
- a CDS encoding pseudouridine synthase — protein MLEILYRDEHIIAINKPSGLLVHKSFYAGEADTYAIQELRNQIGQKVYPVHRLDRKTSGVLLFTLDKDTLRIMSDRFATREVEKKYIAILRGWAKEEETIDYDLVNENEVKQNAVTYYRRLQTSEIDLPFLKHQTSRYCLVEAIPETGRFHQLRKHFKHILHPILGCRKHGCNKQNKLWLQTFEINKMTLHAHQLIFNHPISNERITVNATIDEEFKRVGDILKFDLSTYS, from the coding sequence ATGTTAGAAATTCTTTATCGTGACGAGCATATTATTGCTATTAACAAACCCAGCGGATTATTGGTTCATAAATCTTTCTATGCAGGAGAAGCTGATACGTATGCCATCCAGGAACTGAGAAACCAGATTGGGCAAAAAGTTTATCCTGTGCATCGTTTAGACCGTAAAACTTCAGGAGTTTTGTTATTCACATTAGATAAAGATACACTTAGAATAATGAGTGACCGTTTTGCAACCAGAGAAGTGGAGAAAAAGTATATTGCTATTCTACGAGGCTGGGCAAAAGAAGAAGAAACCATTGATTACGACCTGGTTAATGAAAATGAAGTGAAGCAAAATGCAGTTACATACTACCGTCGTTTGCAGACTTCAGAAATCGATTTACCTTTTTTAAAACATCAGACGTCGAGATATTGTTTGGTAGAAGCAATTCCTGAAACAGGAAGGTTCCATCAGCTAAGAAAGCATTTTAAACATATTTTACATCCAATTTTAGGATGTCGTAAACATGGCTGCAATAAACAGAATAAATTGTGGCTTCAAACATTTGAAATTAACAAAATGACGCTCCATGCCCATCAATTAATTTTCAATCATCCTATTTCTAACGAAAGAATTACCGTAAATGCCACTATAGATGAAGAGTTCAAAAGAGTAGGGGATATTTTGAAATTTGACTTGAGTACCTATTCTTAA
- a CDS encoding quinone-dependent dihydroorotate dehydrogenase yields the protein MYKSLIRPVLFKFDPEEVHHFTFSMLKNFGFLTKLFFPKPIEDKRLEREVFGLKFKNPVGLAAGFDKNAVLFNELGDLGFGFVEIGTVTPRAQAGNPKKRLFRLIEDGGIINRMGFNNDGLQAAIEKLKSNKGKIIIGGNIGKNTDTKPENYTQDYLDCFEGLHPYVDYFVLNVSCPNVGSHAKLEDVEYLRELITEVKKINQSKSVQKPILLKIAPDLNNTQLDEIVELIAETKIDGVIVSNTSVNREGLKTSPDVLAQIGNGGLSGKPIRERSTKMIKYLSDKSNRAFPIIGVGGIHSAKDAIEKLDAGASLVQLYTGFIYEGPELINDINKEILKRASRLPR from the coding sequence ATGTACAAATCGCTCATTCGTCCGGTTCTTTTCAAATTTGATCCCGAAGAAGTACATCACTTTACTTTTTCGATGCTTAAGAATTTTGGATTTCTTACTAAATTATTTTTCCCCAAACCTATTGAGGACAAACGTCTGGAAAGAGAAGTTTTCGGATTGAAATTTAAAAATCCTGTAGGATTGGCTGCCGGTTTTGATAAAAATGCTGTTTTGTTCAATGAATTGGGAGACTTAGGCTTCGGGTTTGTAGAAATCGGGACGGTGACTCCAAGGGCTCAGGCAGGGAACCCTAAAAAAAGATTATTCCGCCTTATTGAAGATGGTGGAATCATCAACAGAATGGGGTTCAATAACGATGGTCTTCAGGCTGCTATTGAAAAACTGAAATCCAACAAAGGTAAAATAATCATCGGCGGTAACATAGGGAAAAATACAGATACAAAACCTGAAAACTATACACAGGATTATCTGGATTGTTTTGAAGGCCTTCATCCATACGTAGATTATTTTGTACTCAATGTAAGTTGCCCGAATGTAGGGAGCCACGCCAAACTGGAAGATGTGGAATACCTTCGTGAGCTGATTACAGAAGTAAAGAAAATCAATCAGTCAAAATCCGTACAGAAACCAATATTGTTAAAAATTGCCCCGGACCTTAATAATACTCAGCTAGATGAGATTGTAGAACTGATTGCAGAAACAAAAATAGATGGGGTGATAGTCTCCAATACCTCTGTAAACAGAGAAGGGCTGAAAACGTCTCCTGATGTTTTAGCACAAATAGGAAACGGAGGATTAAGCGGAAAGCCTATTAGGGAAAGAAGTACAAAAATGATCAAATACCTTTCGGATAAAAGTAATAGGGCATTCCCGATTATTGGAGTAGGAGGAATTCATTCAGCAAAAGATGCTATTGAAAAATTAGATGCCGGAGCAAGTTTGGTTCAGCTGTACACCGGATTTATCTATGAAGGACCGGAATTGATTAATGACATTAACAAAGAGATTTTAAAAAGGGCAAGCAGATTGCCAAGATAA
- a CDS encoding DUF445 domain-containing protein, with amino-acid sequence MNDEAKRKQLRKYKAFATGLFVLMALIFIVTTIMQKTNSSHWIGYVRAFAEAAMVGALADWFAVTALFRHPLGLPIPHTNLIENSKQRLGDNLGSFVVSNFLSPQNIRPYIQKLKVSGFAGEWLAKEKNQDILIRNLSDIVLDILNKLDDSTVSQFISKKVSEMTDDIKLNKVVGNGIHYILEKNDHQRIITNLSKQIKEYIIQNDEMIKDRVKRGSYSFIPSFVDNKIADKIADGLSEFFKEIEENPKHEVRALVTQKIHEFSVDLKEDPKWDEEFKTIKNGLLKNDKLEEYSNDIWVSIKKTLMKELQEDHSALKNYLSKNLNEFSQNLKTDEKLQNKIDHWVRVTAYKYILKNTHQFGNLISTTVGNWQGKELSEKLELEVGKDLQFIRVNGTLVGGLVGLIIYTIAHFFI; translated from the coding sequence ATGAATGACGAAGCAAAAAGAAAACAACTGAGAAAATATAAGGCTTTTGCTACAGGACTTTTTGTTCTGATGGCCCTTATTTTCATTGTAACAACCATTATGCAGAAAACCAATTCCTCTCACTGGATTGGGTATGTACGTGCTTTTGCTGAAGCTGCCATGGTAGGGGCCCTTGCCGACTGGTTTGCAGTTACCGCTTTATTCCGCCATCCACTTGGGCTTCCGATTCCTCATACTAATCTTATTGAGAACAGTAAGCAGAGACTGGGAGATAATCTGGGGAGCTTTGTAGTCAGCAATTTTTTATCTCCACAAAATATACGCCCATATATTCAAAAACTTAAAGTTTCAGGTTTTGCCGGAGAATGGCTTGCTAAAGAAAAAAACCAGGATATCCTGATCCGGAACCTATCGGATATTGTTCTTGATATTCTCAATAAGCTTGATGATTCCACCGTAAGCCAGTTCATCAGTAAAAAAGTATCGGAAATGACGGATGATATCAAACTGAACAAAGTAGTAGGCAACGGGATTCATTATATTCTGGAAAAAAATGACCACCAGAGGATTATTACGAATCTTTCAAAACAGATTAAAGAATACATTATTCAGAATGATGAGATGATTAAGGACCGGGTAAAAAGAGGGAGCTACTCTTTCATTCCATCCTTTGTTGATAATAAAATTGCGGATAAGATTGCGGATGGGCTGTCTGAATTTTTTAAAGAGATAGAAGAAAACCCGAAACATGAAGTCCGAGCATTGGTGACTCAAAAAATTCACGAATTTTCTGTAGACCTTAAAGAAGATCCTAAATGGGATGAGGAATTCAAAACTATTAAAAACGGACTTCTTAAAAATGATAAGCTTGAAGAATATTCTAATGATATCTGGGTTTCTATCAAGAAAACGTTAATGAAAGAACTACAGGAAGACCATTCTGCCTTAAAAAATTATCTTTCGAAAAACCTGAATGAGTTTTCACAAAACCTGAAAACAGATGAAAAGCTTCAGAATAAAATTGATCATTGGGTTCGGGTAACAGCTTATAAATATATCCTTAAAAATACACATCAATTCGGAAACCTCATCAGTACTACTGTAGGCAATTGGCAAGGTAAAGAACTGAGCGAAAAGCTCGAATTGGAAGTAGGTAAAGATCTTCAGTTCATTCGTGTTAACGGGACTTTGGTTGGCGGATTAGTTGGGTTAATTATCTATACCATTGCTCATTTTTTTATATAA
- the msrB gene encoding peptide-methionine (R)-S-oxide reductase MsrB, whose translation MRFLFSLIILIILHGCLQKPQPIKTNSMNNTEAKNNPYYSRTDTAKLNISNDEWKKILAPDLYAISREAATERAFTGKYNDFDEVGDYYCAVCGNHLFRSTSKFSSSCGWPSFFEADKEGVYYKRDQTYGMDRVEVLCKRCDSHLGHVFDDGPKPTGLRYCMNSISLEFVADSQK comes from the coding sequence ATGAGATTTTTATTTTCACTCATTATATTAATTATTCTGCATGGGTGTTTACAGAAACCGCAACCTATTAAAACCAATTCTATGAACAATACAGAAGCAAAAAACAATCCATATTACTCAAGAACCGATACTGCAAAGCTGAATATTTCTAATGATGAATGGAAGAAAATTCTGGCTCCGGATCTTTATGCTATCTCAAGGGAAGCCGCTACAGAAAGAGCTTTTACCGGAAAGTATAATGATTTTGATGAGGTAGGAGACTACTACTGTGCCGTTTGTGGCAATCATCTATTCCGTTCCACTTCAAAGTTTTCAAGCAGCTGCGGATGGCCAAGCTTTTTTGAGGCTGATAAAGAAGGCGTGTATTATAAAAGAGATCAGACTTATGGAATGGATAGAGTAGAGGTCCTTTGCAAAAGATGCGACTCCCATTTAGGACATGTTTTTGATGACGGTCCAAAGCCTACCGGGTTAAGGTATTGTATGAATTCTATTAGCCTGGAATTTGTGGCTGATTCACAAAAATAA
- a CDS encoding murein L,D-transpeptidase catalytic domain family protein, translating into MKGFYGVIGLVYMVTTSFYISPRAVVKNENVNITKTERVTDTKSEKNTAATVSSSEALYKSIEFDPEHELNYEVFSKALTGFENLKKAGLLTDESHLLTVCDFSMSSNTKRLWVIDLNDKKVLFNSLVAHGKNTGEEFATNFSNTESSRQSSIGFYITDATYQGDNGYSLRLLGMDKGFNDAAYRRAIVMHGADYVSEAFAAVHKRIGRSWGCPAVPRELSQSMINTIKGRNLLFIYYPDQNYLSSSEWLKA; encoded by the coding sequence ATGAAAGGATTTTATGGCGTAATAGGCCTTGTTTACATGGTGACAACTTCATTCTACATTTCTCCAAGAGCGGTGGTAAAGAATGAAAACGTCAACATAACGAAGACGGAAAGAGTAACTGACACGAAATCTGAGAAGAATACTGCTGCAACAGTATCTTCATCAGAAGCATTATACAAATCAATTGAATTTGATCCCGAGCATGAACTGAACTATGAAGTGTTTTCCAAAGCATTAACAGGATTTGAAAATCTCAAAAAAGCAGGATTGCTTACGGATGAATCGCACTTATTAACCGTTTGCGATTTTTCTATGTCTTCCAATACTAAAAGACTTTGGGTGATTGATCTTAATGACAAAAAAGTATTGTTCAACTCACTCGTTGCCCACGGTAAAAATACAGGCGAAGAATTTGCCACGAATTTTTCTAATACGGAAAGTTCGCGGCAGAGCAGCATAGGATTTTATATCACGGATGCAACATATCAGGGAGATAATGGGTATTCATTAAGATTGCTTGGAATGGATAAAGGGTTTAATGATGCTGCGTATAGGAGAGCCATCGTAATGCACGGAGCTGATTATGTGAGCGAAGCATTTGCTGCTGTGCATAAAAGAATCGGGAGAAGCTGGGGGTGCCCGGCAGTACCCAGAGAGCTGTCACAATCAATGATTAATACGATAAAAGGAAGAAACTTATTGTTCATCTATTATCCTGATCAAAACTACCTTTCCTCCTCGGAATGGTTAAAAGCATAA
- a CDS encoding sensor histidine kinase: MKIATRTALNYSILTAGILFMFAYLLYVVSEKNREDEFNDRLGYKVIWRSEFIFDARISNEKIRELHQRNQKLLNEADISVYNSRKQLTFTDIPPLKSNEKYLDKIIRSSKNRIFWQQGDRQYIAIKFKSSGEDYYIIGSAVDVTGNAHISEFKKDIMIIYICSIIVIFIIGFLFSYYTLKPLKDIILQIRDISEHNLNKRLDIPKAKDEIYELTETFNSTFNRLEKSFNNHKQFVTTITHEFRTPLSTLIAELELAKELNVTLDDYKLSIDNALQDANDASELSSALLDFARASYDISQISFSNLRLDEILAEAKLGLLQKNGNYKIGINYISNDEEESSYDGYGNPYLLQVAFSNLMENACKYSQDKSCRVEIEAKSQSIKIRFIDHGIGISEEDLSKIFELFYRGSNKSFEKGNGIGLSIVKRIVEIHGGTIEVDSKVFKGSIFTINFPSKK; encoded by the coding sequence ATGAAAATAGCAACCAGAACAGCATTAAATTATTCTATCCTTACAGCAGGTATTCTTTTTATGTTTGCTTATCTTCTGTATGTAGTCTCTGAAAAAAACAGGGAGGATGAATTTAACGATCGTTTGGGTTACAAAGTAATCTGGCGCTCTGAATTTATCTTTGATGCCCGGATCAGTAATGAAAAGATCCGTGAGCTGCATCAACGGAACCAAAAATTATTGAATGAGGCAGATATCAGTGTTTACAACAGCAGAAAGCAACTGACATTTACTGATATTCCGCCGCTGAAAAGCAATGAAAAATATCTCGATAAGATCATTAGATCCAGCAAAAACAGAATATTCTGGCAGCAGGGTGACCGGCAGTATATTGCCATTAAGTTCAAATCATCGGGAGAAGATTATTATATTATCGGCAGTGCTGTGGATGTAACAGGAAATGCTCACATCTCGGAATTTAAGAAAGATATTATGATCATTTATATCTGTTCTATCATCGTTATATTTATCATTGGATTTCTTTTCTCATATTATACTTTAAAGCCTTTAAAAGATATTATCCTTCAAATCCGCGATATTTCAGAGCATAATCTCAACAAACGTCTTGATATCCCAAAGGCTAAAGATGAGATTTACGAACTTACCGAAACATTTAATTCTACTTTTAACAGATTGGAAAAGTCCTTTAACAATCACAAACAATTTGTTACAACTATTACCCATGAATTTAGGACACCACTTTCCACGCTTATCGCAGAGCTGGAACTTGCCAAAGAACTGAACGTAACTTTGGATGATTATAAACTTTCCATTGATAATGCTCTCCAGGATGCTAATGATGCTTCAGAACTGTCTTCAGCACTTTTAGATTTTGCCAGGGCCAGCTACGATATATCACAGATTAGTTTTTCTAATCTTCGCCTGGATGAAATTTTAGCAGAAGCTAAACTGGGATTGCTGCAAAAAAACGGAAATTATAAAATTGGCATCAACTATATAAGCAATGACGAAGAGGAAAGCAGTTATGACGGATACGGCAATCCTTACCTGCTCCAGGTTGCTTTCTCTAATCTTATGGAAAATGCCTGTAAATATTCCCAGGATAAAAGCTGCCGTGTAGAGATCGAAGCTAAAAGTCAATCTATAAAAATACGTTTCATAGATCATGGGATAGGCATATCTGAAGAGGATCTTTCAAAAATTTTTGAATTGTTTTACAGAGGCTCCAATAAAAGTTTTGAAAAAGGAAACGGGATTGGGCTTTCTATTGTAAAAAGAATTGTGGAAATTCATGGAGGAACCATTGAGGTAGATTCTAAGGTTTTCAAAGGAAGTATATTTACTATCAATTTTCCTTCAAAAAAATAA
- a CDS encoding response regulator transcription factor encodes MRILIIEDNSRVSSLLKRGLESQDYQVYISEDAEDAVVLLNKLTFDLAITDIMLPKMNGIDLCKFIKQKYPDLPVIMLTALGTIDEKVEGFDAGADDYMVKPFEIRELFVRIKAILQRSSNKNRETYLSDLEYHDLKINKKINRVFRNGKEIELTPKEFKLLVFLVSNAERILTREEIADNVWGNHFDTGTNYIDVYIAYLRKKIDKNFDTKLIHTKPGVGFIFASQL; translated from the coding sequence ATGAGAATTTTAATAATAGAAGATAATTCACGTGTTTCAAGCCTGTTAAAGAGAGGCCTGGAAAGCCAGGATTATCAGGTATATATTTCAGAAGATGCAGAAGACGCTGTTGTTCTGCTTAATAAATTAACTTTTGATTTGGCTATCACAGATATTATGCTTCCTAAAATGAACGGCATAGATCTGTGTAAATTCATTAAACAAAAATATCCTGATTTACCCGTTATTATGCTTACAGCATTAGGGACAATTGATGAAAAAGTAGAAGGGTTTGATGCCGGAGCAGATGATTATATGGTGAAACCGTTTGAAATAAGAGAACTTTTTGTAAGAATAAAAGCTATTCTTCAGAGAAGCTCAAACAAAAACAGGGAAACTTACCTTTCCGATCTGGAATATCATGATCTTAAGATCAATAAAAAAATTAACCGTGTCTTCAGAAATGGTAAGGAAATAGAACTTACTCCGAAAGAATTCAAACTGTTGGTTTTTCTTGTGAGCAACGCAGAAAGAATTCTTACGCGTGAAGAAATTGCCGATAATGTCTGGGGAAATCATTTTGATACCGGAACCAACTATATTGATGTTTACATCGCTTATTTACGGAAGAAAATTGATAAGAATTTTGACACTAAACTTATTCATACCAAACCGGGAGTAGGATTTATTTTCGCTTCGCAATTATGA
- a CDS encoding Dabb family protein, with product MERRKFLFRSVQASALLLISGNMFASALPMFNPIKKKKMYFHYLLFWLRKDLSESEVKEFENFFEGLKKLPYQKNLRYGKPAASSPRNVLDNTFTYNASMEFDSLEELEAYGKLPEHLALVQKYKPFFERMLVHDTVYN from the coding sequence ATGGAAAGAAGAAAATTTTTATTCAGGTCAGTACAGGCTTCAGCTTTGTTACTTATTTCCGGGAATATGTTTGCATCTGCTTTACCCATGTTTAATCCCATAAAAAAGAAAAAGATGTACTTCCATTATTTATTATTCTGGCTGCGGAAAGATCTTTCAGAGTCAGAGGTTAAAGAATTTGAAAATTTTTTTGAAGGTCTTAAAAAGCTTCCTTATCAGAAAAACCTCCGTTACGGAAAACCGGCAGCGTCAAGCCCACGAAATGTTTTGGATAATACATTCACGTACAATGCTTCCATGGAATTTGATAGCCTGGAAGAACTGGAAGCCTATGGAAAGCTTCCTGAACATCTTGCGCTGGTACAAAAATATAAACCATTCTTTGAGAGAATGTTAGTTCACGATACTGTATATAATTAA
- a CDS encoding cupin domain-containing protein has protein sequence MKNIIKGLSLVLVVSTVGFMNGQHKDHKNVSVTAETSTEFIPAIRLINNPDGSCTFEKGKIPTLKHMNTTTFWMSNKTEEWEKNAHPAPRRQYVITIKGNIRFKVTDGSTFMIKPGVVLLAEDLKGTGHSWDMVKSKEWERLYIPISENADDFFIRDAE, from the coding sequence ATGAAAAATATCATTAAAGGGCTTAGCCTTGTTTTAGTAGTAAGCACCGTAGGATTTATGAATGGACAGCATAAAGATCATAAAAATGTAAGCGTAACTGCGGAAACTTCCACAGAGTTTATTCCTGCCATAAGGTTAATAAATAATCCGGATGGCTCTTGTACCTTCGAAAAAGGAAAGATTCCAACGCTTAAACATATGAATACAACTACTTTCTGGATGAGTAATAAGACTGAAGAATGGGAAAAAAATGCCCATCCCGCTCCCAGAAGACAGTATGTTATTACCATTAAAGGAAATATCAGATTTAAAGTAACAGACGGCTCCACATTTATGATTAAACCGGGAGTTGTACTTCTTGCCGAAGACCTTAAAGGAACCGGGCATAGCTGGGATATGGTGAAAAGCAAAGAATGGGAAAGGTTGTACATTCCTATTTCAGAAAATGCCGATGACTTTTTCATACGTGATGCTGAATAA
- a CDS encoding glycosyl hydrolase family 28-related protein — MTNYPDVITLLDSFTYEIVNYIKVTQWLDKTDISTNESDLIDGIIFRKKAANVYYARESVFNKTSLNIKWFGAKGDGVTDDTSAFNKISDFVFEQRKRNVPISSIYIPNGRFKVTDTFYLPLRGYLYGESSLNSIIIADIDKPLLRILQSKTNLDAFHEQTGKTIIRDLSLGGKYFDEDPDKFCAKPNGFKPDKTGILISKMLRVELNNLFIKGFEGYGVLYDGTYYQTLRSCYFTTNAVGVEARNMCTTILFDNCEFRKNSRGIHLKNSFSNWIRNCIFEENIAKYLSSPTINDPLNYLNTSSSSIIFEGASCKNNTISESYFEADLQNIIFDDFVSGNIVRGCYFNGAGIHQTTPDFPLFRVAVFKEFASENLFESNTYLEADNKIPPIRFKFYPQAKNNVFKFLLEGYLERFIDDNHEDFQNSYINNGLIYNMPIGLADSANQKFERNRRNQIRPYVQEAPTKVFVNDILIKNGRVGSWNGSFWLENDGSLLGIKRFGNTVDKDPNGSVTGMAYFDTQLNKPIFKKNNLADWVDSNGNPA; from the coding sequence TTGACCAATTACCCAGATGTAATTACATTATTGGATAGTTTTACCTATGAAATTGTTAACTATATAAAAGTTACACAATGGCTTGATAAAACAGACATATCAACCAATGAGTCCGACCTTATTGATGGAATTATTTTCAGAAAAAAAGCAGCAAATGTTTATTATGCTCGTGAATCTGTTTTTAATAAAACATCTTTGAATATAAAATGGTTTGGAGCAAAGGGAGATGGAGTAACAGATGACACCAGCGCATTTAATAAAATTTCAGATTTTGTTTTTGAACAAAGAAAAAGAAATGTTCCTATTTCTTCAATTTATATTCCCAATGGAAGATTCAAAGTTACAGATACATTCTATCTTCCTTTGCGCGGTTACTTATATGGTGAAAGTTCTCTGAATTCTATTATTATTGCTGATATAGATAAACCTTTGTTAAGGATTCTACAATCTAAAACAAATTTAGATGCCTTCCATGAACAAACAGGAAAAACAATAATCAGAGATTTATCCTTGGGAGGAAAATATTTCGATGAAGATCCTGATAAGTTTTGTGCTAAACCTAATGGTTTTAAACCAGACAAAACAGGAATACTGATTTCTAAAATGCTGAGAGTAGAACTCAATAACTTATTCATCAAAGGGTTTGAAGGATATGGAGTTTTGTATGACGGTACTTATTATCAAACGTTAAGAAGCTGTTATTTTACGACTAATGCTGTAGGTGTTGAGGCCAGAAATATGTGTACAACAATTTTGTTTGACAATTGTGAGTTCAGAAAGAATTCAAGGGGTATTCATCTTAAAAATAGTTTCAGCAACTGGATTAGGAATTGTATTTTCGAAGAAAATATCGCAAAGTATCTAAGCTCCCCAACAATTAATGATCCTTTAAATTATCTTAATACGTCATCTTCCAGTATCATTTTTGAAGGTGCAAGCTGCAAGAACAATACGATTAGTGAATCCTATTTTGAAGCAGATTTACAGAATATCATTTTTGATGATTTTGTGTCTGGGAATATCGTACGAGGGTGCTATTTTAATGGCGCTGGTATTCATCAAACAACACCTGATTTTCCATTATTCAGAGTAGCTGTATTTAAAGAATTTGCTTCTGAAAATTTATTTGAATCCAACACGTATTTAGAAGCAGATAATAAAATACCGCCAATCAGATTTAAGTTTTATCCGCAGGCAAAAAATAACGTCTTCAAATTTTTACTTGAGGGTTATTTAGAAAGATTTATTGATGATAATCACGAAGACTTTCAAAATTCATATATAAATAATGGTCTTATTTATAATATGCCTATCGGTCTAGCAGATTCTGCCAATCAAAAATTTGAAAGAAATAGACGCAATCAAATCAGACCCTATGTTCAGGAAGCACCAACTAAGGTTTTTGTAAATGATATTCTGATTAAAAATGGAAGAGTTGGATCCTGGAACGGAAGTTTCTGGTTAGAAAATGATGGATCTTTGCTTGGTATCAAAAGATTTGGAAACACTGTTGATAAAGATCCTAACGGCTCAGTGACAGGTATGGCTTATTTTGATACACAGCTTAATAAACCTATTTTCAAGAAAAATAATTTAGCAGATTGGGTAGATTCAAATGGAAATCCAGCGTAA